The following proteins come from a genomic window of Methanosarcina sp. MTP4:
- a CDS encoding SdpI family protein, with the protein MKKSTLVIIGIVLFSFILSIYFYPLVPEQMATHWDASGEVNGYMSKFWGLFFMPLIMAGLALFFLVVPRVDPRKANIEKFRKHYEGFIFLMLLFLLAVHVQMLLWNIGIEISPNSVLPVGIGLLFYYIGILTENAEQNWFVGVRTPWTLSSERVWKRTNRLAGKLFKIAGIAALFGMFFPDLAVYFILGPALLAAFVTVVYSYLEYRKELKDKELEAAWE; encoded by the coding sequence ATGAAAAAATCCACCCTTGTGATCATCGGAATCGTTCTCTTCTCCTTCATCCTTTCCATCTACTTTTACCCCCTGGTGCCAGAGCAGATGGCCACGCACTGGGACGCCAGCGGAGAGGTGAACGGGTATATGTCGAAGTTCTGGGGGCTGTTTTTCATGCCTCTTATTATGGCCGGACTTGCCCTGTTCTTTCTGGTAGTCCCCAGGGTTGATCCCCGGAAGGCAAATATCGAGAAATTCAGGAAACATTATGAAGGTTTTATCTTCCTTATGCTCCTTTTTTTGCTTGCGGTACATGTGCAGATGCTGCTCTGGAACATCGGGATTGAGATCAGTCCGAATTCCGTGCTCCCGGTGGGAATAGGGCTGCTGTTCTATTACATAGGGATTCTTACGGAAAATGCAGAGCAGAACTGGTTTGTCGGGGTCCGGACTCCCTGGACCCTGAGCAGCGAGAGGGTGTGGAAAAGGACTAACCGGCTGGCGGGCAAACTCTTCAAGATTGCAGGGATAGCGGCGTTATTCGGCATGTTTTTCCCGGATCTGGCAGTGTATTTCATACTCGGGCCGGCGCTGCTGGCTGCCTTTGTTACGGTCGTTTACTCCTATCTTGAGTACCGGAAAGAACTAAAAGATAAAGAACTGGAAGCAGCCTGGGAATAA